The Brevinematales bacterium genome segment ATGGTGGTAATGTTTTCTTCGACGATCAAAATATCACAGGGTGGCCTATATACAAAAGAGCAAGATTAGGTATAGGATATTTACCACAAGAGCATTCAGTATTTAGATCTTTGTCTGTTGAAGACAACATAAAAGCAATTTTAGAACTTAAAGGATACTTTGGTAAAGAACTAAATAAAAGAACTGATGAAGTAATTGAATATATGGGGCTAAACAAAGTAAGGAAGACAATTGCTTCTGCACTCTCTGGTGGTGAGAAAAGACGTTTAGAAGTAGCTAGAATGATTTCATTAGAACCATCATTTCTTTTACTTGATGAACCATTCACAGGTATAGATCCTATAGCAATAAATGATATCCAAAACATAATAAAAATGCTAAGAGAGGATAAAAATATAGGTGTCTTGATAACAGATCACAACGTCAGAGAAACACTCAGAATAGTTGATAGAGCGTATATAATATACAATGGAGAAGTTTTAATACAAGGTAACGCAGAAACACTAATAAACGACCCTAAAGCAAGAGAGATATACCTAGGACATTCATTTGATATCTAACTACATCTCAAGAAGGGATTTAATCTCATCCCATGTAATTGAAGATAAAGTAGAAGAACCAACCTCAACAATATTTGAAAATAAAGATCTTTTACTTTCTTGCAATGCTAATATTTTTTCTTCTATAGTATTTTCAGTAAGCAATTTGTAAACATTTACTGTTTTAGTTTGACCTATTCTATGTGCCCTATCCATTGCCTGTTTTTCTATCATAGGATTCCACCAAGGATCATAAAGTATAACTATATCAGCAGATGTTAGGTTTAGACCAAAACCTCCAGCTTTCAAACTTATAAGGAAAACTTTCATATCATCATTCTTATTAAATTCATCTATAACTTCTTGTCTTTTCTTGGTAGATCCATCAAGATAAGAATACTTTATACCTATCTTATCAAACTCTTCTCGTATTATCTTAAGCATCTCAACAAACTGTGAAAACAGTAATACTTTATGACCTCCCTCAATAGCATCATCTAATAAGTCCATAAGCAGTTCCATCTTCCCAGATTTTACATTTTTATATTCATCAGATATAAGATATGGGTGATTACATACTTGTCTAAGCTTAGTTAAAGCAGAAAGTATATGAAGCTTTGATTTCTCAAACCCCACTTCACCAACCTGTTTTAGTATATTTATTCTAATTTCTTTAACGAGTTTTTCATATATCTCACTTTGTTCAGGAGATAATGGTACAAATATATTTTGTTCTATCTTTTTAGGTAACTCTTTAAGAACATCATCTTTCTTTCTCCTCAATATAAAATAGGATATCATTTTAGCAAGCTCTCCGTGGTTTTCAGGTTTTGAGTACTTTTCAACAAAAGATTGGTAACTACCAAGAGTATTAGGCATTATAAAATCAAATATTGACCAAAGATCAGAAACAGAGTTCTCAATAGGAGTTCCAGTAAGTGCTATCTTTATATTGGAATTTAACATTTTAACATACTTAGTTATCTTTGCTTCTTTATTCTTTATATACTGAGCTTCATCGAGTACAACAACTTCAAAATTTTTGTCAAGATAAAGATCTATATCGTTTCTAATCAAAGCATATGATGTTATTATAACATCATATTTCAAGAAATTATTCACAAGTTCCTCTCTATCCTTCGGTTTACCTGAGACTATAGTATATTTCATGGTGGGGAAAAACTTTTCTATCTCTCTAGCCCAATTATGAGTCAGAGATGTAGGACATATAACTAGGGATGGAAGGCCTCTAAAGTTATCTTTTATGCTTTTGATAAAAGACAAAGCTTGTAATGTCTTACCAAGTCCCATATCATCGGCAAGCACCCCTCCAAAATTGTTCTTATACAGGAAATGCAACCAGTAATAACCAACCTTTTGATATTCTCTTATTACGTTCTCTATCTCAGAAGGTATCTGAATATTAGAATCCCTGCCTAAAGACTTAATCTGACTCCTAAAGTCTTCAACTTTGCTATCTCTTCTAATTCTCAAAGATTGTATCAATCTATCATCCAGAAGATCATCTTCCAATGAAATTATTTTTATAAGCTTTAAAATACTACCCTCATCCTTCTCGCCCAAGTTTATAGATTTTATCTTATCTATAAGTCTCTGGATATCACCAAGATTTTCTATCTTGTAATACTTACCAGAGATATTAATAACCCCATTCACTGAAGCTTCTCTTATTGCTCTAATAAATGTTTCAACACCAACATCTTTTATATAACTTGTATCATTATCAACTAGAAAAACCTTAAAGTCAAATCTAAAATCGTTCTTACCCTCAGTATGTATATCAATATCAAAAATAGCATTAACTATAGCAGGTACTAAAGATCTAGTTCTACTAGATAATTCAACCCTATCTTTCCAATTTCTATAATTAACAAGAATATTCTTTATAAATTCCTCTTTAGGTATGCTTATATAACTACTGAGATTATTCAAAGATATCAAGTATTCCTTTAAACCAATACCATAAAGTTCGTTAAGTACTCTTTGCCTAAAAGCCTTCAAATCACTTATGAAGTGATTATCACTTATCTCTATATGGTTTACAAGCACATCAAGTAAATCT includes the following:
- a CDS encoding DEAD/DEAH box helicase, with product MITKMDLISEFGDKLYRSAMDIMENVEIVDISSVSFDDKVTVNGEIKVDGECFYISIDFDILEEKITKKSCSCGAQNCEHMLIVLMNFEDKKTVKSNGRKVADKKLLPLEVLVDFSQLRSLSLVRIKFDLADKKLARSPKNYVYEYIIDDVKTIKVTPEDDLFLRTLISQNNIYTYPDEGIALSMSQFIKIIDLLKRHPRVYIYPSHEPLEITDDIFYPKLKIVYEDDNGLKKLKIITVEDYSDIRIIADGNTKRVLRGNKLYTFNNPIPIENWFAILENKFKISEREFPKFFGKFYEILSTSSNIILSEEINTSKPVIVEIDKIDVKLYLDYNESIEKLYWEPIVIYKEKETRVKDLLDVLVNHIEISDNHFISDLKAFRQRVLNELYGIGLKEYLISLNNLSSYISIPKEEFIKNILVNYRNWKDRVELSSRTRSLVPAIVNAIFDIDIHTEGKNDFRFDFKVFLVDNDTSYIKDVGVETFIRAIREASVNGVINISGKYYKIENLGDIQRLIDKIKSINLGEKDEGSILKLIKIISLEDDLLDDRLIQSLRIRRDSKVEDFRSQIKSLGRDSNIQIPSEIENVIREYQKVGYYWLHFLYKNNFGGVLADDMGLGKTLQALSFIKSIKDNFRGLPSLVICPTSLTHNWAREIEKFFPTMKYTIVSGKPKDREELVNNFLKYDVIITSYALIRNDIDLYLDKNFEVVVLDEAQYIKNKEAKITKYVKMLNSNIKIALTGTPIENSVSDLWSIFDFIMPNTLGSYQSFVEKYSKPENHGELAKMISYFILRRKKDDVLKELPKKIEQNIFVPLSPEQSEIYEKLVKEIRINILKQVGEVGFEKSKLHILSALTKLRQVCNHPYLISDEYKNVKSGKMELLMDLLDDAIEGGHKVLLFSQFVEMLKIIREEFDKIGIKYSYLDGSTKKRQEVIDEFNKNDDMKVFLISLKAGGFGLNLTSADIVILYDPWWNPMIEKQAMDRAHRIGQTKTVNVYKLLTENTIEEKILALQESKRSLFSNIVEVGSSTLSSITWDEIKSLLEM
- the lptB gene encoding LPS export ABC transporter ATP-binding protein, which produces MSRLKVDRVYKQYGKRFVVNGISLEIEKGEIVGFLGPNGSGKTTTFYIIVGIVSPDGGNVFFDDQNITGWPIYKRARLGIGYLPQEHSVFRSLSVEDNIKAILELKGYFGKELNKRTDEVIEYMGLNKVRKTIASALSGGEKRRLEVARMISLEPSFLLLDEPFTGIDPIAINDIQNIIKMLREDKNIGVLITDHNVRETLRIVDRAYIIYNGEVLIQGNAETLINDPKAREIYLGHSFDI